One window of the Eucalyptus grandis isolate ANBG69807.140 chromosome 8, ASM1654582v1, whole genome shotgun sequence genome contains the following:
- the LOC104456350 gene encoding protein argonaute 10 translates to MPTRQMKESAEQNHQHLVIKTARLQNPMNNQPQKSPKTTQNGKGPPTPSPPSKSRGRRRRGRGERKSDQSDVCARPSSRPCTGEIVVPRAPPNGCAQNGGGNRADFPASSRSLSLARRPGYGQVGTRCIVKANHFFAVLPEKDLNQYDVSITPEVASRTVNRAIMAELLRLYRESDLGMRLPAYDGRKSLYTAGELPFSWKEFNIKLLDEEDGINGPKRVREYKVVIKFVARANMHHLSQFLAGKRTDAPQEALQVLDIVLRELSTKRFCPIGRSFFSPNLRTPQQLGDGLESWCGFYQSIRPTQMGLSLNIDMASAAFIEPLPVIEFVAQLLGKDVLSRQLSDSDRIKIKKALRGVKVEVTHRGSVRRKYRVSGLTSQPTRELVFPVDDNLNMKSVVEYFQEMYGFTILHTHLPCLQVGNQKKANYLPMEACKIVEGQRYTKRLNEKQITALLKVTCQRPRDRENDILRTVQQNAYDQDPYAKEFGIKISEKLASVEARILPAPWLKYHETGKEKDCLPQVGQWNMMNKKMINGMTVNRWACINFSRSVQESVAKGFCSELAQMCQVSGMEFNTQPVIPIYIAKPEQVEKALKHVYHACINKTKGKELELLLAILPDNNGSLYGDLKRICETDLGIISQCCLTKHVFKITKQYLANVSLKINVKMGGRNTVLLDAISCRIPLVSDIPTIIFGADVTHPENGEDSSPSIAAVVASQDWPEVTKYAGLVCAQAHRQELIQDLYKTWNDPVRGTVSGGMIRDLLVSFRKATGQKPLRIIFYRDGVSEGQFYQVLLYELDAIRKACASLEPNYQPPVTFIVVQKRHHTRLFANNHRDKSSTDKSGNIMPGTVVDTKICHPTEFDFYLCSHAGIQGTSRPAHYHVLWDENNFTADGIQSLTNNLCYTYARCTRSVSVVPPAYYAHLAAFRARFYMEPEAQENGSMGSGGGNGDHKTKGARITGESGVRPLPALKENVKRVMFYC, encoded by the exons ATGCCTACGAGGCAAATGAAAGAGAGCGCAGAGCAGAACCACCAGCACCTTGTCATCAAGACCGCCCGCTTGCAGAATCCCATGAATAATCAACCTCAGAAGTCCCCGAAGACCACGCAGAATGGCAAGGGCCCGCCGACCCCGTCACCTCCCTCGAAGagcagaggaaggaggaggagagggagaggcgaGCGGAAGTCCGACCAAAGTGACGTCTGCGCGAGGCCGAGCTCTAGGCCGTGCACCGGGGAGATTGTCGTGCCGAGGGCTCCTCCGAACGGGTGCGCCCAGAATGGTGGTGGGAACCGGGCAGATTTCCCGGCCTCGAGCCGGTCCTTGAGCTTGGCTCGCCGGCCCGGGTATGGGCAAGTTGGGACCCGCTGCATTGTGAAGGCCAACCATTTTTTTGCAGTGTTACCAGAGAAAGACTTGAATCAGTATGAC GTCAGCATTACACCAGAAGTGGCATCAAGGACCGTAAACAGAGCCATCATGGCAGAGTTGCTAAGGCTGTATAGAGAATCTGACCTAGGAATGAGATTGCCTGCTTATGATGGGAGGAAGAGTCTTTACACTGCTGGTGAGCTTCCCTTTTCTTGGAAGGAGTTCAACATTAAGCTCTTAGATGAAGAGGATGGAATTAATGGACCCAA gAGAGTAAGAGAATATAAGGTGGTTATTAAGTTTGTTGCACGGGCAAATATGCACCACTTAAGCCAATTCCTAGCTGGTAAGCGTACCGATGCACCTCAGGAGGCTCTGCAGGTACTTGATATCGTTTTGAGGGAGCTTTCCACGAAAAG GTTTTGCCCCATTGGTCGATCATTTTTCTCACCCAATTTAAGAACACCCCAACAGCTAGGTGACGGCTTAGAATCATGGTGCGGTTTTTACCAGAGCATTAGGCCTACTCAGATGGGCTTATCCCTGAATATTG ATATGGCTTCGGCTGCATTCATAGAGCCTCTTCCGGTGATAGAGTTCGTGGCCCAGCTTCTAGGCAAAGATGTCCTGTCGAGGCAATTATCTGATTCTGATCGTATCAAG atcaaaaaggccCTTCGGGGGGTAAAAGTTGAAGTAACGCACAGAGGGAGTGTACGAAGAAAATACCGTGTTTCAGGGTTGACATCTCAGCCAACGAGAGAGCTAGT ATTTCCTGTTGATGACAATCTGAACATGAAGTCTGTTGTGGAATACTTTCAAGAGATGTATGGCTTTACAATACTGCATACACATCTTCCTTGCCTCCAAGTAGGAAATCAAAAGAAGGCAAACTATTTACCCATGGAG GCATGCAAAATTGTTGAAGGGCAACGATATACAAAAAGGTTGAACGAGAAGCAAATTACTGCCCTGCTAAAAGTTACATGCCAAAGACCTAGGGATCGTGAAAATGATATTCTCCGG ACTGTTCAACAAAATGCCTATGATCAAGACCCTTATGCCAAGGAATTTGGGATCAAGATCAGTGAAAAGCTGGCATCTGTCGAAGCTCGTATCCTTCCAGCCCCTTGG TTGAAATATCACGAAACTGGAAAAGAGAAGGATTGTTTGCCTCAAGTTGGTCAGTGGAATATGATGAACAAG AAAATGATAAATGGCATGACTGTGAATCGGTGGGCATGTATCAACTTCTCTAGGAGTGTGCAGGAAAGTGTTGCGAAGGGGTTCTGCAGTGAACTCGCTCAAATGTGTCAAGTTTCTGGAATG GAATTTAATACTCAGCCGGTCATTCCCATCTATATTGCAAAGCCAGAGCAAGTAGAGAAAGCTTTGAAGCATGTATACCATGCATGCATAAATaaaaccaaaggaaaagaactaGAGCTTTTATTGGCAATTTTGCCCGACAATAATGGCTCCCTATATG GGGACCTCAAAAGAATATGCGAGACTGATCTTGGTATAATATCACAATGTTGTCTCACAAAGCATGTTTTCAAGATCACCAAGCAGTATTTGGCAAATGTATCCTTGAAGATCAATGTTAAG ATGGGTGGCAGAAATACTGTTCTTTTGGATGCAATTAGCTGCAGAATTCCGTTAGTCAGTGACATACCAACTATAATATTCGGAGCAGATGTGACCCACCCAGAGAATGGGGAAGACTCTAGCCCTTCAATAGCTGCT GTAGTAGCATCTCAGGACTGGCCAGAAGTTACAAAATACGCAGGACTGGTTTGTGCTCAAGCTCACAGACAGGAACTTATTCAAGACTTGTACAAAACATGGAATGATCCAGTTCGTGGAACTGTTAGTGGGGGCATGATCAG GGATCTTTTGGTGTCCTTTAGAAAAGCAACAGGGCAAAAGCCACTGAGGATAATATTTTACAG GGATGGCGTGAGTGAAGGGCAATTCTATCAAGTTCTCCTGTATGAATTGGATGCGATCAGAAAG GCTTGTGCTTCACTAGAACCAAACTATCAACCGCCGGTAACTTTCATTGTGGTGCAAAAACGACACCATACACGCTTGTTTGCTAACAATCATAGAGACAAAAGCAGCACCGATAAAAGTGGCAATATTATGCCCG GTACCGTGGTCGATACAAAGATCTGCCATCCCACAGAATTTGATTTTTACCTTTGTAGTCATGCTGGGATTCAG GGAACAAGTCGGCCAGCTCATTATCACGTTCTATGGGATGAGAATAATTTTACAGCCGATGGAATCCAGTCGTTGACGAACAATCTCTGTTACACATATGCAAGATGCACGCGTTCAGTCTCAGTTG TGCCTCCGGCTTATTACGCACATTTGGCTGCTTTCCGAGCCCGCTTCTACATGGAACCGGAGGCGCAAGAGAACGGATCGATGgggagcggcggcggcaacggagATCACAAAACCAAAGGCGCGCGCATAACCGGAGAGTCGGGCGTGAGGCCATTGCCGGCTTTGAAGGAGAACGTGAAGAGAGTGATGTTCTACTGCTAG